A segment of the Echinicola strongylocentroti genome:
GATGATCGGGGCATCGCTGTCTGGGGTGACGTTTATTTCTGTTCCTGGAGAAGTGGGGAATACCAATTTTTATTACTTCCAAGTGGTATTAGGTTATACGGTAGGTTATTTGACGATTGCCAAGGTATTGCTGCCTCTGTATTACCGAATGAATTTAGTGTCGATATATGCCTATTTGGAGGATCGTTTTGGATTTTGGTCGTATAAGACGGGAGCTTTTTTCTTTATTCTTTCCAGGACGTTGGGTTCTTCCATTCGGGTGTTTTTGGTGGCGGGAGTGTTGCAGTTGATTCTGTTTGACGATTGGGGCGTGCCATTTTGGGTGTCGGTGCTTATCACGGTTTCTCTGATTTGGCTGTATACCCATCGCGGAGGGATCAAGACAGTGGTATGGACCGATACGCTGCAGACGTTGTTCATGCTGTCTGCAGTAGGGACGAGTATTTATCTGGTGAGCCAGGATTTGGGTGTCAGTGGTGCCGGAGATCTTCTTGGCCGTGTGTTTGATGATTCACGTTCCGCAATTTTTAATTGGGACTGGAAGGCGGGGACCAATTTCTTCAAGCAGTTTGCCAGTGGTGCGTTTATAACAATAGTGATGACAGGGCTGGATCAGGACATGATGCAGAAAAACCTGACCTGTAGGAATATTGGAGATGCGCAGAAAAACATGTATTGGTTTACCATCATTTTGGTGTTTGTGAACCTGTGTTTTTTGGTCCTAGGGGTCTTGCTGTACCAATATTGCGAAGTAAACAATATCACTCTTCCTCTGAGAACGGATGATCTATATCCCATGCTGGCCACCGAGCATTTCAGTGTGTTTGCCGGGACGGTATTTGTGTTGGGGATTATTGCTGCGGCTTATTCCAGTGCAGATTCCACGTTGACGGCCTTGACGACCTCCTTTTGTTATGACTTCTTGGATATAGAGCGGAATTACCCGATAGAAAAACAGCAAGCAATACGCAAGAAGGTCCATTTGCTATTTACTGGAGTAATGTTTTTGGTGATTCTTCTGTTCAG
Coding sequences within it:
- a CDS encoding sodium:solute symporter, translating into MDSNLILLVITSYFLLLFMISYFTSRKVSQETFFTGDRSSPWFLVAFGMIGASLSGVTFISVPGEVGNTNFYYFQVVLGYTVGYLTIAKVLLPLYYRMNLVSIYAYLEDRFGFWSYKTGAFFFILSRTLGSSIRVFLVAGVLQLILFDDWGVPFWVSVLITVSLIWLYTHRGGIKTVVWTDTLQTLFMLSAVGTSIYLVSQDLGVSGAGDLLGRVFDDSRSAIFNWDWKAGTNFFKQFASGAFITIVMTGLDQDMMQKNLTCRNIGDAQKNMYWFTIILVFVNLCFLVLGVLLYQYCEVNNITLPLRTDDLYPMLATEHFSVFAGTVFVLGIIAAAYSSADSTLTALTTSFCYDFLDIERNYPIEKQQAIRKKVHLLFTGVMFLVILLFRWINDQSVINTVFVIAGYTYGPLLGLYSFGLFTKRVVRDRIVPWIAAMAPLLAYVVSLNSKKWLFGYEFGFEILILNGVLMFVGLLMFSDKIKAAS